From Tachypleus tridentatus isolate NWPU-2018 chromosome 8, ASM421037v1, whole genome shotgun sequence, a single genomic window includes:
- the LOC143223676 gene encoding uncharacterized protein LOC143223676 isoform X2, whose product MEVLKMKDESFSDEEQDTLLNIKKHEEATGEVDSSEERSSHTISQFCVAEEKSCSTLPQKTENTLVREKTGHLDGLQHDGALCKFTDSDEGYNLNSWKDDVMTEKKKFQDVQKLDSELTDVKMDLNSCVRNQFHGCQDLSQENSYSEIRESQKPCSTDVTGKSTSTVNTLKQDEIPCTVKKPYTCGTCNKEFGTNSELKRHERTHTGEKPYSCVVCGKQFGRSGDLTIHQRVHTGEKPYRCQICGKEFGKNSNLKIHQRIHTREKPYSCLICGKEFGINGNLKIHQRIHTGEKPYSCVMCGKEFGTSSELKKHDRIHTGEKPYSCVVCNKKFGRIGDLKIHQRTHTGEKPFCCGICGKEFGNNSNLKIHEKLHTGEKPYSCVICGKGFGRSSSLKIHQRIHTGEKPYVCVVCGKEFVTNSELKKHERIHTGEKPYSCVVCGKKFGRSGDLKIHQRVHTGEKPYSCEICGKEFGNNSNLKIHQKLHTGEKPYSCIVCGKKFGRNTELKKHGRIHTGEKPYNCLVCGKKFGRSGDLKIHERVHTGEKPYSCGICGKGFRISSNLKIHQRIHTGEKPYICSVCGKDFVSKSELKKHDSVHTMERPFSCLVCGKKFQRNSNLKDHGRTHTGEKPYSCVICGQEFISTNSLRKHTLRKHEKTHTDENQDL is encoded by the exons AACACACTTGTCAGAGAGAAAACTGGACATCTTGATGGTTTACAACATGATGGTGCCCTTTGTAAGTTCACTGACAGTGATGAAGGCTATAATCTAAATAGCTGGAAAGATGATGTTATGACAGAGAAAAAGAAATTTCAAGATGTGCAAAAACTTGACTCTGAGCTAACTG atgtAAAAATGGACTTGAACAGCTGTGTTAGAAATCAGTTTCATGGTTGTCAAGATTTATCACAAGAAAATTCTTATTCAGAAATTAGGGAGTCTCAAAAGCCATGCAGTACTGATGTGACTGGAAAAAGTACTTCAACAGTAAATACTCTGAAGCAGGATGAAATACCCTGCACTGTGAAGAAACCATACACTTGTGGAACTTGCAATAAAGAATTTGGTACAAATAGTGAACTAAAAAGGCACGAGAGGacacacactggtgagaaaccctaTAGTTGTGTAGTTTGTGGCAAACAATTTGGAAGAAGTGGTGACTTAACAATACATCAGAGAGttcatactggggagaaaccatacagatGTCAAATTTGTGGGAAAGAATTTGGAAAAAATAGTAACCTGAAAATACACCAGAGAATACACACtagggagaaaccatacagttgctTAATCTGTGGAAAGGAATTTGGAATAAATGGTAATCTGAAAATACATCAgaggatacacactggagagaaaccatatagTTGTGTAATGTGTGGCAAAGAATTTGGAACAAGTAGTGAACTAAAAAAGCATGatagaatacacactggagagaaaccatacagttgtgtagtGTGTAACAAAAAATTTGGAAGAATTGGTGATCTAAAAATTCATCAGAGAacacacactggagagaaaccattcTGCTGTGGAATATGTGGAAAGGAATTTggaaataacagtaatttaaaaatacatgaaaaattacacACTGGGGAAAAGCCATATAGTTGTGTTATCTGTGGAAAAGGATTTGGAAGAAGTTCTAGTCTAAAAATACATCAGAGGATACACACAGGAGAGAAACCATATGTTTGTGTAGTATGTGGAAAAGAGTTTGTAACAAATAGCGAACTGAAAAAACATGAGCGgatacacactggtgagaaaccctaCAGTTGTGTAGTGTGTGGTAAAAAGTTTGGAAGAAGTGGTGACCTAAAAATTCATCAGAGAGttcatactggggagaaaccatataGTTGTGAAATCTGTGGAAAAGAATTTGGAAACAATAGtaacttaaaaatacatcaaaaactacacactggggagaaaccatacagttgcaTTGTTTGTGGCAAAAAATTTGGAAGAAATACTGAATTGAAAAAGCATGGAAGgatacacactggtgagaaaccttacaaCTGTTTAGTGTGTGGTAAAAAATTTGGAAGAAGTGGTGACCTAAAAATACATGAGAGAGTTCACAcgggggagaaaccatacagttgtggtATTTGTGGGAAAGGATTTCGAATAAGTAGTAACCTAAAAATACAtcagagaatacacactggggagaaaccatataTCTGTTCAGTGTGTGGCAAAGATTTTGTTAGTAAAAGTGAACTGAAAAAACATGATAGTGTACACACTATGGAAAGACCATTCAGTTGTTTAGTGTGTGGCAAGAAATTTCAAAGGAATAGTAACTTAAAAGACCATGGAAGAACACACACTGGggaaaaaccatacagttgtgtaatATGTGGTCAAGAATTTATAAGTACTAACAGCTTGAGAAAACATACCTTACGAAAACATGAAAAGACACACACTGATGAGAATCAAGATCTTTGA
- the LOC143223676 gene encoding uncharacterized protein LOC143223676 isoform X3 — protein sequence MTEKKKFQDVQKLDSELTDVKMDLNSCVRNQFHGCQDLSQENSYSEIRESQKPCSTDVTGKSTSTVNTLKQDEIPCTVKKPYTCGTCNKEFGTNSELKRHERTHTGEKPYSCVVCGKQFGRSGDLTIHQRVHTGEKPYRCQICGKEFGKNSNLKIHQRIHTREKPYSCLICGKEFGINGNLKIHQRIHTGEKPYSCVMCGKEFGTSSELKKHDRIHTGEKPYSCVVCNKKFGRIGDLKIHQRTHTGEKPFCCGICGKEFGNNSNLKIHEKLHTGEKPYSCVICGKGFGRSSSLKIHQRIHTGEKPYVCVVCGKEFVTNSELKKHERIHTGEKPYSCVVCGKKFGRSGDLKIHQRVHTGEKPYSCEICGKEFGNNSNLKIHQKLHTGEKPYSCIVCGKKFGRNTELKKHGRIHTGEKPYNCLVCGKKFGRSGDLKIHERVHTGEKPYSCGICGKGFRISSNLKIHQRIHTGEKPYICSVCGKDFVSKSELKKHDSVHTMERPFSCLVCGKKFQRNSNLKDHGRTHTGEKPYSCVICGQEFISTNSLRKHTLRKHEKTHTDENQDL from the exons ATGACAGAGAAAAAGAAATTTCAAGATGTGCAAAAACTTGACTCTGAGCTAACTG atgtAAAAATGGACTTGAACAGCTGTGTTAGAAATCAGTTTCATGGTTGTCAAGATTTATCACAAGAAAATTCTTATTCAGAAATTAGGGAGTCTCAAAAGCCATGCAGTACTGATGTGACTGGAAAAAGTACTTCAACAGTAAATACTCTGAAGCAGGATGAAATACCCTGCACTGTGAAGAAACCATACACTTGTGGAACTTGCAATAAAGAATTTGGTACAAATAGTGAACTAAAAAGGCACGAGAGGacacacactggtgagaaaccctaTAGTTGTGTAGTTTGTGGCAAACAATTTGGAAGAAGTGGTGACTTAACAATACATCAGAGAGttcatactggggagaaaccatacagatGTCAAATTTGTGGGAAAGAATTTGGAAAAAATAGTAACCTGAAAATACACCAGAGAATACACACtagggagaaaccatacagttgctTAATCTGTGGAAAGGAATTTGGAATAAATGGTAATCTGAAAATACATCAgaggatacacactggagagaaaccatatagTTGTGTAATGTGTGGCAAAGAATTTGGAACAAGTAGTGAACTAAAAAAGCATGatagaatacacactggagagaaaccatacagttgtgtagtGTGTAACAAAAAATTTGGAAGAATTGGTGATCTAAAAATTCATCAGAGAacacacactggagagaaaccattcTGCTGTGGAATATGTGGAAAGGAATTTggaaataacagtaatttaaaaatacatgaaaaattacacACTGGGGAAAAGCCATATAGTTGTGTTATCTGTGGAAAAGGATTTGGAAGAAGTTCTAGTCTAAAAATACATCAGAGGATACACACAGGAGAGAAACCATATGTTTGTGTAGTATGTGGAAAAGAGTTTGTAACAAATAGCGAACTGAAAAAACATGAGCGgatacacactggtgagaaaccctaCAGTTGTGTAGTGTGTGGTAAAAAGTTTGGAAGAAGTGGTGACCTAAAAATTCATCAGAGAGttcatactggggagaaaccatataGTTGTGAAATCTGTGGAAAAGAATTTGGAAACAATAGtaacttaaaaatacatcaaaaactacacactggggagaaaccatacagttgcaTTGTTTGTGGCAAAAAATTTGGAAGAAATACTGAATTGAAAAAGCATGGAAGgatacacactggtgagaaaccttacaaCTGTTTAGTGTGTGGTAAAAAATTTGGAAGAAGTGGTGACCTAAAAATACATGAGAGAGTTCACAcgggggagaaaccatacagttgtggtATTTGTGGGAAAGGATTTCGAATAAGTAGTAACCTAAAAATACAtcagagaatacacactggggagaaaccatataTCTGTTCAGTGTGTGGCAAAGATTTTGTTAGTAAAAGTGAACTGAAAAAACATGATAGTGTACACACTATGGAAAGACCATTCAGTTGTTTAGTGTGTGGCAAGAAATTTCAAAGGAATAGTAACTTAAAAGACCATGGAAGAACACACACTGGggaaaaaccatacagttgtgtaatATGTGGTCAAGAATTTATAAGTACTAACAGCTTGAGAAAACATACCTTACGAAAACATGAAAAGACACACACTGATGAGAATCAAGATCTTTGA